The Canis lupus baileyi chromosome 11, mCanLup2.hap1, whole genome shotgun sequence genome includes a window with the following:
- the LGALS2 gene encoding galectin-2 isoform X1, protein MSGKFEVMNMDMKLGGTLKIKGKIAGDADGFVINLGQGSDKLNLHFNPRFHESVIVCNSRDGNWGQEQRDKHMCFSPGSEVKFTVTFENDGFKVKLPDGHQLTFPNRLGHSHLSYLGVQGGLKVSSFKIE, encoded by the exons ATGTCG GGGAAATTTGAGGTTATGAACATGGACATGAAGTTGGGGGGAACCCTGAAGATTAAGGGCAAGATTGCTGGTGATGCTGATGG GTTTGTGATTAATCTGGGCCAGGGGTCAGATAAACTGAACCTGCATTTCAATCCACGCTTCCACGAATCCGTCATCGTCTGCAACTCAAGGGATGGCAACTGGGGGCAGGAGCAACGGGATAAGCACAtgtgcttcagcccagggtcagaggtcaag TTCACCGTGACCTTTGAGAATGACGGATTCAAGGTGAAGCTGCCAGATGGGCACCAGTTGACCTTTCCCAACAGGCTGGGCCACAGCCACCTGAGCTACCTGGGCGTGCAGGGCGGGCTGAAGGTCTCCTCCTTCAAGATAGAATAA
- the LGALS2 gene encoding galectin-2 isoform X2, giving the protein MNMDMKLGGTLKIKGKIAGDADGFVINLGQGSDKLNLHFNPRFHESVIVCNSRDGNWGQEQRDKHMCFSPGSEVKFTVTFENDGFKVKLPDGHQLTFPNRLGHSHLSYLGVQGGLKVSSFKIE; this is encoded by the exons ATGAACATGGACATGAAGTTGGGGGGAACCCTGAAGATTAAGGGCAAGATTGCTGGTGATGCTGATGG GTTTGTGATTAATCTGGGCCAGGGGTCAGATAAACTGAACCTGCATTTCAATCCACGCTTCCACGAATCCGTCATCGTCTGCAACTCAAGGGATGGCAACTGGGGGCAGGAGCAACGGGATAAGCACAtgtgcttcagcccagggtcagaggtcaag TTCACCGTGACCTTTGAGAATGACGGATTCAAGGTGAAGCTGCCAGATGGGCACCAGTTGACCTTTCCCAACAGGCTGGGCCACAGCCACCTGAGCTACCTGGGCGTGCAGGGCGGGCTGAAGGTCTCCTCCTTCAAGATAGAATAA